A genomic window from Vitis riparia cultivar Riparia Gloire de Montpellier isolate 1030 chromosome 18, EGFV_Vit.rip_1.0, whole genome shotgun sequence includes:
- the LOC117907120 gene encoding non-lysosomal glucosylceramidase-like — MENGHKEDGDMEHPVKSSAHKVDPGKPASLTWQRKLNTKANTLTRFNLKLREIKHLAPLGVRLWHHVNAEAAKGRISIIDPFSKRLVTSYHGVPLGGIGGGSIGRSYRGEFQRYQLFPRICEDSPVLANQFSVFVSRPNGKKSSTVLCPRNLEVLKGSASSGIGSWDWNLDGESCTYHALYPRAWTVYEGEPDPEISIISSQISPFIPHNYKESSFPVSVFKFTLSNSGKTSADITLLFTWANSVGGTSEFSGHHYNSKMKTKDGVHGVLLHHKTANGHPPVTFAIAAEETGDVHISECPCFLISGNSLGVTAKEMWQEIKQHGSFDRLDFDGSSMRSEPGSSIGAAVAASLTLPPDTVRTVTFSLAWACPEVRFTSGKTYHRRYTRFYGTHVDAAEEIAHDAILEHANWVSEIEAWQRPILEDRRLPEWYRITLFNELYFLNAGGTIWTDGLPPMQSLATIEQIKFSLDRSISDPKNTTDIVHQNDSTVEILGRMTSMLEQIHNPTTSNSAFGTYLLQSGEENVGQFLYLEGIEYHMWNTYDVHFYSSFAIIMLFPQLELSIQRDFAAAVMVHDPSRMKIMSDGKWVPRKVLGAVPHDIGISDPWFELNAYNLYDTDRWKDLNSKFVLQVYRDMVATGDKNFARAVWPAVYIAIAFLDQFDKDGDGMIENDGFPDQTYDAWSVTGVSAYCGGLWVAALQAASAMAREVGDSMTADYFWFKFQKAKAVYDKLWNGSYFNYDNSGGSSSSSIQADQLAGQWYARACGLQPIVDDEKARSALEKVYNFNVLKVKEGKCGAVNGMLPDGRVDMSAMQSREIWAGVTYSVAANMIHEGMVETAFNTASGIYDAAWSQEGLGYSFQTPEAWNTDEEYRSLCYMRPLAIWAMQWALSKPELHNHDMKHEEGKGTLNFEHHVGFEKVAHLLKLPEEEASKSFLQLFFDLTCRRLYTLRLN, encoded by the exons ATGGAAAATGGTCACAAAGAAGATGGAGATATGGAACATCCTGTTAAGTCTTCTGCACATAAG GTTGACCCAGGGAAGCCTGCTTCACTGACTTGGCAACGAAAATTAAATACTAAAGCGAATACACTTACAAGGTTCAATCTAAAACTTCGAGAGATAAAGCATCTG GCTCCATTAGGTGTAAGACTGTGGCATCATGTCAATGCAGAAGCAGCAAAAGGCAGA ATTTCCATTATTGATCCTTTTAGCAAGCGTCTCGTCACATCTTATCATGGTGTTCCTTTAGGTGGTATTGG TGGAGGAAGCATTGGAAGAAGTTACAGAGGTGAGTTTCAACGGTATCAATTATTCCCCAGAATATGTGAAGATAGCCCAGTCCTAGCAAATCAATTTTCT GTTTTTGTGTCACGCCCAAATGGTAAAAAATCTTCTACAGTATTATGCCCAAGGAATCTGGAGGTGCTCAA AGGAAGTGCATCTTCAGGCATTGGATCTTGGGATTGGAACCTGGACGGTGAGAGTTGCACATACCATGCTTTATATCCAAGGGCCTGGACAGTATATGAGG GTGAACCCGATCCAGAAATTAGTATCATTTCTAGTCAAATTTCCCCATTTATTCCCCATAATTACAAGGAGAGCAGCTTCCCTGTATCAGTATTTAAATTCACG CTATCAAATTCTGGAAAGACTTCTGCAGATATCACCTTGCTTTTTACGTGGGCT AATTCCGTGGGTGGGACCTCTGAATTTTCTGGCCATCACTACAATTCAAAGATGAA GACAAAAGATGGTGTGCACGGAGTACTTCTACATCACAA AACTGCAAATGGACACCCTCCAGTGACTTTTGCCATTGCAGCAGAGGAGACGGGAGACGTCCATATCTCGGAGTGTCCTTGTTTTTTGATATCTGGAAATTCCTTGGGTGTAACAGCAAAAGAAATGTGGCAAGAAATTAAGCAG CATGGATCATTTGACCGCCTTGACTTTGATGGAAGTTCGATGCGTTCAGAACCAGGATCATCTATTGGAGCAGCTGTAGCAGCTTCTTTGACACTTCCTCCTGACACAGTCCGCACTGTTACCTTTTCACTGGCCTGGGCCTGCCCAGAAGTGAGATTTACTAGTGGAAAAACTTACCACAG GCGTTACACAAGATTTTATGGTACTCATGTGGATGCAGCAGAGGAGATTGCACATGATGCTATTCTTG AGCATGCTAATTGGGTGTCTGAGATAGAAGCATGGCAAAGACCAATTCTTGAAGACAGAAGGCTCCCTGAATG GTACCGGATCACTCTCTTCAATGAGCTTTATTTTCTTAATGCTGGGGGAACAATTTGGACAG ATGGGTTACCTCCAATGCAGAGTTTGGCAACCATTGAACAGATAAAATTTTCCCTTGATAGGTCAATCTCAGATCCTAAGAATACAACAGATATTGTTCATCAAAATGACTCTACTGTTGAAATTCTTGGGAGGATGACATCCATGCTTGAGCAAATACATAATCCGACAACATCGAATTCTGCTTTTGGTACCTATTTGCTTCAAAGTGGAGAAGAAAATGTTGGTCAGTTCCTATATCTTGAAGGAATTGAATATCACATGTGGAACACCTATGATGTCCATTTCTACTCGTCTTTTGCAATAATCATGCTCTTCCCTCAACTTGAACTCAGCATCCAACGAGACTTTGCCGCAGCAGTAATGGTGCATGATCCAAGCAGGATGAAAATTATGAGTGATGGAAAGTGGGTTCCCCGGAAGGTGCTTGGTGCTGTTCCCCATGATATTGGAATCAGTGATCCATGGTTTGAACTCAATGCTTATAATCTTTATGATACAGATAGGTGGAAAGACTTGAATTCTAAATTTGTTCTCCAAGTTTATAGAGATATGGTTGCTACTGGTGATAAAAATTTTGCAAGAGCTGTTTGGCCCGCTGTATATATTGCAATCGCATTTTTGGATCAGTTTGACAAGGATGGAGATGGGATGATTGAGAACGATGGGTTTCCTGATCAGACTTATGATGCATGGTCTGTTACTGGTGTGAGTGCATATTGTGGTGGACTCTGGGTAGCTGCCCTCCAGGCCGCTTCAGCCATGGCTCGGGAAGTTGGTGATAGTATGACTGCTGATTACTTTTGGTTCAAGTTCCAGAAGGCGAAGGCTGTATATGACAAGTTATGGAATGGTTCCTACTTTAATTATGATAATAGTGGTGGTAGTTCGAGTTCATCAATTCAAGCTGATCAATTGGCTGGACAATG GTATGCTAGAGCATGTGGCCTTCAGCCAATTGTTGATGACGAAAAAGCGAGGAGTGCCCTTGAGAAGGTTTATAATTTCAACGTCCTGAAGGTCAAGGAAGGTAAGTGCGGGGCTGTGAATGGGATGCTGCCAGATGGAAGAGTTGATATGTCAGCTATGCAGTCGAGGGAAATATGGGCTGGAGTTACGTATTCAGTTGCTGCAAATATGATTCATGAGGGGATGGTAGAAACGGCTTTTAATACTGCTTCTGGCATCTATGACGCTGCATGGTCCCAAGAAGGTCTTGG CTATTCATTTCAAACTCCTGAGGCTTGGAACACTGATGAAGAGTATAGATCTCTGTGTTACATGAGGCCCTTGGCTATATGGGCAATGCAGTGGGCACTGTCAAAGCCAGAGCTCCATAACCATGATATGAAACATGAAGAGGGCAAAGGAACTTTGAATTTTGAGCACCATGTGGGATTCGAAAAGGTTGCCCACCTTCTAAAGTTGCCGGAAGAGGAAGCTTCTAAAAGCTTCCTGCAGCTGTTTTTTGATTTGACTTGCAGAAGACTGTATACCTTACGACTCAATTGA